In one window of Eubalaena glacialis isolate mEubGla1 chromosome 13, mEubGla1.1.hap2.+ XY, whole genome shotgun sequence DNA:
- the LRRN4 gene encoding leucine-rich repeat neuronal protein 4 — MWWTPLLLLLLLLLLSTAPRPSRAGPLQKAPVFQLTHQGPWGSGVGNATVSPCEGLPAAGVTTLTLANRGLERLPGCLPRALHSLDGSHNVLRALSAPELGHLPRLQVLTLRHNRIAALRWGPGAPAGLHTLDLSYNLLEALPPCSGPVLPGLRTLALAGNPLRALQTGAFACFPALRLLNLSCTALGRGDHAGIADAAFTGAGGAPLAALEVLDLSGTFLQRVQSGWIRDLPKLTSLYLRKMPRLNSLEGHIFKVTPDLQQLDCQDSPALTSVHTHIFQDTPLLQVLHFQNCNLSSFPPWNLHSSQVLSINLFGNPLTCSCELSWLLMDAKRIVLSRAADTVCTPAAGSSGTFSAPLLLSQLPSVCHSDQNTTFLGSNPPSSVFSTHTPSTQGPSTLRSTAPSTQSAGGRQSVTKVPSLPVDSPTRAAGPRHSLAEDGAVPSTTVSPAGSSNSGNPPRAASTAGTEHQEEHAARLVLEPTISAASTPWGSKHPGLSPTSRNPGSTPQPARGTRATPRAPHPPPSEGGIPVLLLDDSSEEEEESGKEEVGAPARDEPCDYHPCRHLQTPCAELQRRWRCRCPGLSGEDTLPDPPKLQAVAETTDTSALVRWCAPNSVVRAYQIRYAPEGRPGNQSVVWDVCATARQHALHGLSPATTYRVCVLAANGAGLSRRGACAAFSTGRSPALVAAGLGAAGGLLLVSTALLAAGLCRRGRTPRSPNRRTQLLAYRNPAFAAEPAPPAPASLPRARDR, encoded by the exons ATGTGGTGGActccgctgctgctgctgctgctgctgctgctgctgtcgaCGGCGCCGCGCCCGAGCCGGGCGGGGCCTCTCCAGAAGGCCCCAGTTTTCCAGCTCACTCACCAGGGCCCCTGGGGGAGCGGGGTCGGCAACGCCACGGTCTCGCCCTGCGAAGGGCTCCCCGCCGCGGGAGTCACGACCCTGACCCTCGCGAACCGCGGCCTGGAGCGCCTGCCGGGCTGCCTGCCGCGCGCGCTGCATAGTCTCGACGGCAGCCACAACGTGCTGCGCGCCCTGAGCGCGCCCGAGCTCGGTCACCTGCCGCGGCTGCAGGTGCTGACGCTGCGCCACAACCGCATCGCCGCGCTGCGCTGGGGCCCCGGCGCGCCCGCGGGACTGCACACGCTCGACCTCAGCTACAACCTGCTGGAAGCCCTGCCGCCGTGCTCCGGGCCCGTGCTGCCCGGCCTCCGAACGCTGGCGCTGGCCGGGAACCCGCTGCGGGCGCTGCAGACCGGAGCCTTCGCCTGCTTCCCCGCGCTGCGCCTGCTCAACCTGTCCTGCACCGCGCTGGGCCGCGGCGACCACGCTGGCATCGCCGACGCTGCCTTCACGGGGGCTGGTGGCGCGCCCCTGGCTGCGCTCGAGGTCCTGGATCTCAGCGGCACTTTCCTCCAGCGCG TTCAGTCAGGATGGATCAGAGACCTGCCGAAGCTCACGTCCCTCTACCTAAGGAAGATGCCCAGGCTGAACAGCCTGGAGGGGCACATTTTCAAGGTGACCCCTGACCTGCAGCAGCTGGATTGTCAAGATTCGCCAGCACTTACCTCTGTCCATACACACATCTTTCAAGACACGCCTCTCCTACAGGTCCTTCATTTCCAGAA CTGCAACTTGAGTTCCTTCCCTCCTTGGAACCTGCATTCCTCCCAGGTCCTGTCCATCAACCTCTTTGGCAACCCTCTCACTTGCAGCTGTGAGTTGTCCTGGCTCCTCATGGATGCAAAGAGGATTGTCCTAAGCAG GGCAGCAGACACTGTGTGCACACCAGCAGCAGGATCCAGTGGCACCTTCTCAGCCCCTCTTTTGCTGTCCCAGCTGCCAAGTGTGTGCCATTCGGACCAAAACACCACCTTCCTTGGTTCCAACCCACCCTCCTCAGTCTTCTCCACCCACACACCATCTACACAGGGTCCCTCCACCCTGCGGAGCACAGCCCCCTCTACCCAATCTGCGGGAGGCCGACAGAGTGTCACCAAGGTGCCCTCCCTCCCTGTGGATTCCCCCACACGAGCGGCGGGGCCGCGGCACAGCCTTGCCGAGGACGGGGCCGTTCCCTCCACTACTGTCTCTCCAGCAGGTTCCAGCAACTCTGGCAACCCACCTAGGGCTGCGAGCACAGCCGGGACAGAGCACCAAGAAGAACATGCTGCCCGGCTTGTCCTGGAACCTACTATCTCAGCTGCCTCCACCCCATGGGGCAGCAAACACCCGGGTCTCTCCCCTACCTCCCGGAACCCAGGGAGCACGCCTCAGCCCGCCCGGGGGACACGGGCCACCCCGCGGGCTCCCCACCCGCCTCCTTCCGAGGGCGGGATTCCGGTCCTGCTCCTGGACGACTCcagtgaggaggaggaagagagcggGAAGGAGGAAGTGGGGGCGCCGGCCCGGGATGAGCCCTGCGATTACCACCCCTGCAGGCACCTCCAGACGCCGTGCGCAGAGCTGCAGCGGCGCTGGCGGTGCCGGTGCCCCGGCCTCAGCGGGGAAGACACCCTCCCGGACCCCCCCAAGCTGCAGGCGGTGGCCGAGACCACTGACACGTCGGCGCTAGTGCGCTGGTGCGCCCCCAACTCGGTGGTGCGCGCCTACCAGATTCGCTACGCGCCCGAGGGCCGGCCGGGGAACCAGTCGGTGGTGTGGGACGTCTGCGCCACCGCGCGCCAGCACGCCCTGCACGGGCTGTCGCCGGCCACCACCTATCGCGTGTGCGTCCTGGCGGCCAACGGCGCGGGCCTGAGCCGGCGCGGGGCGTGCGCCGCCTTCAGCACCGGGCGCAGCCCAGCGCTCGTCGCGGCCGGGCTGGGTGCCGCGGGCGGCCTGCTGCTCGTCAGCACCGCGCTGCTGgccgccggcctctgccgccgggGCCGGACGCCACGCTCCCCGAACCGCCGCACGCAGCTGCTGGCCTACCGCAACCCCGCCTTCGCCGCCGAACCCGCGCCGCCGGCCCCGGCCTCGCTCCCGCGGGCGCGCGATCGCTGA